In Clupea harengus chromosome 4, Ch_v2.0.2, whole genome shotgun sequence, the genomic stretch CATTATACGCTTCTACTCTTTAGCTTTGAGATATTTTTACACCTACAAGGCCATGGGAGGGTGGGTTTTATAACACAAAGGGAGGAATGACCACAGGATGAAGCCAGTGAAAGTATAATGGTTCAAGTAGATCATAAAGTAAGTGAGGAGGTCTGGGATGGTTCTCTGAAGTAAAGACTCCATTTCATCTGAGTCACGGCTGGAaaagtgtatgagagtgtggttggtgtgtgaatgtgtagtgTTTGAGAATCAGGAGAAGCTTTCAGTCATGATAAACTTGTCCTATGGAGAGCACCGTACATTATTCAAGTTATCCACAAAATCATTCAAACTCTGTTGTCTTTCTGAAGATTACTCAGATTATCCTGATTTGTATCTCCTCAAGATCCACTTTTTATATGTCAAACAGTGTCTATTGGCACCATTTCACTGGTAGGTTTGGCTGCTTTTGACTATTATTCACATGGTGCGTGTTTACTGCtcgtttataatcacattttgaGATCACTGTAGTTTTAGAGGGTGTTCACAAATAACTCCCATAGTTTTGATTCCAAGCGTTCTTTTTGGCAAGCCATTTGAGGAcagcatgtgtttttgtaaatgagAAGTTCCACAGATGATGTGTTTACAATCCACACTCCTAAATGACTTTGCCCTTCATCTTCAACTGTGCCCCCTATTTCCCTTGGAACTCAACCCAACCTCTTCCTAAAATGTCTCCCACCTTTCCTGCTCAGGATGGAGTATAAGGTGTATCACTTGTATTTGTCCATTTTTAAGCATCCTGACATCCAGGACAcgcgtgcatatgtgtttcCCATGGAAAGTACACCAGACAGTTGCCCTACAGCAGAGAGTGATGTTGGACTCCTTTGTTTTGTTCGCTGTTTCCATGCCGCCAGAATTTTTAAGAAATCATGTGGATGATGTATGTGCCACATCTGTTTGATATCATTTTATCACTAAAAACATTTTCCCCTTCATGTACTTCCCCATAAATTTGAATTATGTTGTGTATCACATGGGCCATATTTTCTAAAATCAGTCCAATAATCAAACATTTCCTGGAACCTCTTTACGTGAAACTCACGTAACCATGTTATCAACATGTCATGGAAGATGTCACACAATGATGTCTTAAATTTTCATTAAAAGTTAATGGCCAGTGATGGCATAATGCTAAACCCCTTAACAATTGATGTTACAAGCTATCACAGCACTCTCAAACACTCTGAGAATGGTCATTGCCAACAATGCTGACCAGCACTGACAGTACATGTCATCTGCCATGATattttactgaaaaaaaaattgaacacAAAGTTCTTTAAGGACCAGAGCCTGGTGGAACTTATATCCCAGTGGGACAAGTGTGCCTCTGCTAGCCACTTGATATGGGTGATGCTCATGTCAGATTCGGAGTGAATAAGAAATGGCCCTAGTGCAGAGACTGGAACTGGAAAAGACCACAGGATGAATAAACAGGATTAACTCCCAGTTTATAACACCCCTAATGATCCAAAGGCTGGCACCAGggactctcttcctcctcaagCTGGAAGGATGACTCAGCCACACCCCTGTGCTGGTAATGAGGAGAAACATCAACACCACTGATATGAAGTGAAGGTGGTGCAGCTTTCCTAATGTGACCATATATTGGTGTTGTGTAACATTCTGAACCCAGTGAGCCCTCCTCTGAACCGTGCAgcgaggttgtgtgtgtccttcttgTTTGGTGCTAAGGAAGCGCAGTTGGCTGTGTTGACATTTGACTGCTCAGAGGGATGGTGTCTCACTTAGAAAGCGGCCCATGCCAAACCACACAGACCCACTTGTTAGAACACAGTAAGTTCCTGTTTTCCTGTGCTTAGAGTGGCTGGGTGTTATTTAACATGGCTGCTACCCTCCAGACTCTCACCCATCATTTAACGTGCTGGGAACGATGTAAGCATTTCTTGCTAACTTCCGccagaataataataacatagtAGGAGTCCATTcctgtgttttgctgtgtgcgTGCTATATAATTAGCAGGTCTCTGTTGATGCTTCCTGATTGCTAAATACAGCTAACAAGATTAAATCCATTGTTGTTGAGTCCCAAAGACATTGTAGGTCATCAAGTTTTGTGATTGCCATCAGAGTGTAAAGTCTGCCAGCCTAAATATCCCAAACAAAAATAACTACCACACTCCCACAAAGACATTGGCCCTGGAAACACACCTATCTGCTAACATGACTCTTCGCAAACAAATCCCTTTGTTGATCCCCATGACACAAACACGCCTAGAGATAATCTATCCTCTGCAGACCTACAACACCAGGAAATACCACGTTAAGGAAGATATGCCCATGGGTCGACACATCATGCTCTAGACCTTTCAGTGTTTGGGCACAGCCTATGCAGATTGGACCACCCTCTTGTCCCTCTGCTGACAGTCTTACTCAATCATGATCTTACTGCATTGTTCTAATTTAGACTTAGTATTATATTAATAACCTTATTTGCAGGAGGTCACTGTTGGAGACTCATTCATTcggcctgtgctgtgtgtctcttctcAGTCTGAACAGAAAGGCACGACTCTGATAGCCCTGGACTATTTTGTTTAATTCAAGACTCCAGACAGCTCTTGAAAGCGAAGGCCAATGTGCTGATTTAAATCCACCTGGATGGAAAGTACAAGGAAAACATGATTTAACAGGGGAACATTGAGGGAGCTCTGACAGATAAATAAAACCAAAGAATGTTAGGAGCCTGGCAAAAGCGTGGAATGATAATGCTTCTTGAAGGGTCCAGCCAGATATTCCCCGAAACCCCTGAAGGCAATCTGACATCAGTCTCTCTGAAGCCAAGTTATTCACATACCACAAGACTTTCTAGTATGAGGAAAGGCCATTGAAAACCTCAGCACTCCCCAGCATCAGTAGCAATGTTTACATTAATGTGCAGTGTTTACTCATCAGCTTACTGGAGCTTTCATTGGTCTTAAATGCCATTTGAGTATAAACAGTGGATCAACTGCAACTCTCttgagaaacaaaaaaagagccCAGCATCTGAGCTCCCGGCAGAACACAAGATGATGGCCAACCAATCAAGGACTGAGAGTAAAAGGACCAATTAGAAGAGAGGAATAGGGGAAATGCCAATCAGAGAAGGGTATGGCATGTGAATGGTAGCAATAACTGAATGCAGTTAAGGCTGACATGCTTCACTTTTCAAAGAGGCTCCCAACTGCTTGATTAATATTGTGCCTGTGATGAAAACGTTTGTGTGGCAAAAGCTAAATGTTATTGATGTGTGCTGGACTTCAACCCCCCTACACAGAAACAAAATTTCCATGGAAAACGTGAGCCATGCAGTGTTTCCATGCAATCTGGCTCCTTTCCTAGAGCACTGCCATCCAAGCCGGTTCCTTCCCTTTCATCCCGGCGCTCCTCTAACACATTTACGGGACGGATAATATTTTGGTTGCTTTGCCCCGCATTCTGTAAGTGTAAAGACAAATCGTCAAAATGAAATGACCCTAGCAAACATACGGTGACATATCAACACAAGCCTCCTTTGCGTCTGAATGAGCCCattgtgtttggctgtgaaTGGCTGCCTTTGTGCCGGGCTCTTACAGTGATACTGTAGCGTGGCTGCAGCTCCCAAAGTGTTGTGATTTTTGGTAAGCATGTCCGAGTAAACAGCAGAGTGGCAGGACAGAATTTCAGGAGCCGGACTCCCAGCTCCCCCAGCGAGGCTACCTCTGGCATGGGTCGCCCATCTGCTTCCATTTACCCTCCAGGGTGCCGTTGAGGCCAATCAACCGTCACCTGGCTATTTTTAAAACAGCCCACCCTGCATTGTCACTGGTGCATCTGGTCTGTTTGAGCATTCCACTCAAGGAGgtctgtggtgtggggtggCCGCTGTGTTTTCAAACAGTCGGAGTATtcctgggtggggtgggggggtcctgTTGTGTGGCGGTAACATCTCAAATCCTGTTTGGCATAGCAGGTGCTGACGAAGCACATGTTTTGCCGTCGACAACTTTTGAGGGGGTTGTTGATGAGCAAAAGCAGTGGCGTGCCACTAAACATGGACCGGAGGACAGGCACCAGTAATGAAAGCAATCTTTAATACCAAATGTCTTAGATTGTCTAAACAAATGCCAAATCTGCAAGAAAGTCATTGCTTTGACACAGTCAATAGGTCGAGATGTTCAGCAACCTGTCAGGACAGCAAATAGTAGTTAGTAAAATCAGGGAATCCAGCTGATTAGAGAAAGTCGGTTGTGCTCTCTTAAAGTCCACATTTTTATGGTGCTCATGGACTGCTGCAGCCATTGTGTTGTGGGGGTTGGGGTACATTCTAATCCATAAAACCAAAGGACCATTTTGGACCTATTGGTTTGTCAAATGAATGTACCAATACCCCCAGACCCTTAAATCTCTAAGGAATGCTCATGACTGAAAATGGGAAAAGGCAGATTGGTTTATCTCTCAGGGATAACAGGAGACCTGCTGGTTTGTATTCTTCCACATAGTGTAACATAGTGGGGAGTcaataaaaaacacagaggacattTCCAATTCAACTGGCTCATAGGTCAGTTCTAATGTTTTTTAgccacaaacatcaacaacaagaCTCAACTGTCCAGTCTGCTCTTGGCTGCATGTTTTCTGGCTGGATTTGGCCAGTGCCCAGAGCAGAGGGCTTTTCTGTGGCTGGAATTGGGGAAAATCTGGAAGCTGCAGTGGCAACAGTAGGGATCAGCTGGATGCAACAGAGGGAAAGTGGAATGCGAAACATTCCCGTTCCCGACACTGTTTACAAGACAGCAGGCTGTGACATCAGTAGCCGCAGGTTATAAAAGTCAGTCAGCACTGGCGCGGACCACACtctacagagagggaaagaaagagcaagagagagagagagcaagaaagagggagacagggggagggagaaacagagagaggactgCCAGAGAGTCTAAAGGATTATTCATGAGATAAAGGAATTTTGAGAAAGCAAGTGAATGAGTGCTAGACCGAGTCTGCCAGTGAgttgaggaaagagagggagatagacaggCACAGCCATAGGCAGAAGCACCTCTCATGAGTTAGAGCTGCTTCTCCTcagagtgacagtgacagtgggaggaaaagagagtagAGGAGTGGGAAGCACAGCTGGCCacggagcacacacagatggggGAGAGTGTCCTTGCCTGGGCTTTGCTCTTCTGCATGGGCACACAGGTGAGAGCTGTGATCAGCCACAAGGGCTTATGGGTATGCTAGATATAAGCATTGCAGATATAGTATGTAGCATTGCCCAATGCTTGTTTTAGAGTGCCATAGTAATTGCTACTGTTGCTGCTTTCAAGTTCCTCAGATGGGGGAAGGTAACAGTGGGTGTGAGATTGAGTCTCAGCTTGCATTTGTTTTCGGCCTTGGCCATGCTTTTGATATTACAACATCccagcagagagaagaagaatgtGTGGTGTTTGGCTTTGCACGCTGGACACTGTCCTGCTGTGAGGACAGGTTGAGGATGTTAGTTTTGGAGACACAGAGGCCGTCTGGCCTTCGCAGTGGACACAGGTCCTCACAGATTCCAGCTATTTGTACCATTTCCTCTACATCGCAAGGCCAGTTCAAAACATGTAGTCTCAGTTTGGCTGCTAGTTCAGAAAATTGTTTACAAGAGATCCAAGAGATAAAAGACATGTTTTCATGCAAACTAGACCGCTGGAAATATTGCACAAACTGTCtcagaatgtgtatgtgtgtgtatgtttgcaatGCCATGTGTGCTATTtgtctgaacttttttttgatTCATGAGAAAAATTATAAATCACGAAAAACCCTATTATTTATATAAGGTCTAATGCATACATATTTCCATTTAATTACTCCTCCCAACAGAGCTAGTGCCTAAAAAGCATCTGGCAAATGATTTTTGTGCCTGATGCAAATGTTAAGTCACTCACTGGTGCTACGTGTACTAGATGCAGGATTGCATTTGACTGATTTCAGATTATGGCTATATTCACATTGATTTGTCTGATTTCAGATTATGGCTATAACACATGCATTTTCAAGTGTGAATTAAGATTGCACAGGTGTGAATGTGTTGGCTATATTCACATTGATTTGACTGATTTCAGATTATGGCTATATTCACATTGATTTGTCTGATTTCAGATTATGGCTATAACACATGTATTTTCAAGTGTGAATTCAGATTGCacaggtgtgaatgtgtgtgtgtgtgcaggtgtattccaaatgcatgtgtatgtgtgcctgcaaACAGGTCATCATGTGTAGAAGTGTCTGTACTCATTTCCGAGTGTCTATTTAGGCTGTGTGTGGCAAGCTCACAGTTGCACTGTGTTGCTGTGGCAGGTCTCGAGCCAGCAATGTGGGGGGGCGTGCCAGTGCCCACCTGTGGTGCCAGCCTGCTCTGTGGGGGTACCCCTGATCTGGGACAGCTGCCAGTGCTGCCAGGTGTGTGCCCGGCAGCGTGGCGAAGCCTGCAGCGATGGCAACCCCTGCGACACCCAGAAAAGACTGGCATGCGACTACAGTGCCAGCTTCCCCGGTGAcccaggggagtgtgtgagtgagtaccaGCCTGCACATGCTTGTGCACATTTCTGAAACACAGCCAGAGGACAGgccacataacacacactggcatccaTAAAACTTACGCATCCATAAAACCTAGAATCCAGGTCACCTGGTCATCATTCACCAAGTTCATGTTACATGACTGTCACAATAATGGCTTCTACCTTCAACAGTATCTGGAcccatatgtgagtgtgtgtctaatttgtgtttgtatatatatatgtgtttgtgtctaattATCCCTATGTATGTttggatttgtgtgtctgtatgcttgtgtgtgtgtgtgtgtgtgtgtgtgtgtgtgtgtgtgtgtgtgtgtgtgtgtgtagatgagaaGGAGCTGGGCTGTGAGATGAACGGTGTGCAGTACTCCGAGGGTCAGGTGTTCCAGCCATCCTGTGCCATTCAGTGCCgctgtgaggggggaggggtgacctgtgtgtccctgtgcccGGAGGATGTGCGTCTGCCCAGCCCcgactgcccccacccccagcgcAGACAGATACAGGGCTCTTGCTGCCAACAGTGGATGTGTGAGAACATGGACAACAACATTCCACAGGAGGCAaacgcaggtacacacacacacgcacacacacaaatgcatgtgcacacgcacacacacacatgcctaacACTCACATTTTAGCACAGGAAGATCACATCAGTGAAGGCCATTTTTccgtttgattgattgattgattgatttgattgcTAATCAGCAAACATGCTTTTGCTAGCCTTTCAT encodes the following:
- the ccn5 gene encoding WNT1-inducible-signaling pathway protein 2, with product MGESVLAWALLFCMGTQVSSQQCGGACQCPPVVPACSVGVPLIWDSCQCCQVCARQRGEACSDGNPCDTQKRLACDYSASFPGDPGECVNEKELGCEMNGVQYSEGQVFQPSCAIQCRCEGGGVTCVSLCPEDVRLPSPDCPHPQRRQIQGSCCQQWMCENMDNNIPQEANAASSMAWGVLPGPPLLPSSGCKEHSTEWSACSRSCGPGFSTRLTNQNAACYLERQTRLCTVRPCHLRPPRGPASRRRCQPSVRATVPLRLRHRRCVSTRVFQPLYCARCSDGRCCTPHHTGTVPVTFRCPNGSLLRLSVMTIKSCACHHHCPQAPTRRQPHRSPAYWG